One window from the genome of Cardiocondyla obscurior isolate alpha-2009 linkage group LG04, Cobs3.1, whole genome shotgun sequence encodes:
- the LOC139101634 gene encoding mitochondrial sodium/calcium exchanger protein, translating into MDASSNSLQRFYSSFCPALAVIANVMRLSDTIAGVTILAFGNGAPDIFTSLASRNDKEIIMFTELIGAGVFVTSIIAGSVAITKPFKVSLKSLTRDACFYIFSISWITYVVWDEMVHLWEAISFILVYILFIVAVVIMQMYDVREETLKTRIPSVPDPDVLHTYLANRDTGAIPKIPRRSQPFGLHAKLDIAIAADLQRAMIRGESIPLSPEISEYVSDRPKNLFREFLYDVNPINQDDWKESNFLLKIILIVRSPAMLLLQLFIPVVNPTIEKQGWSKLLNCFQLCVTPTIALFLLNVWQTIFGNLPLVVIFLVAGTVIGVIVFLTTHVDRVPKFHNVFAFLGFVGAMLTVYLVAGEVMAVLQCIGYACNISDAMLGITFLAWGNSIGDLMSNVAIARRGFPRMGYAACFGGPMFNTLLGLGLTYGIAAATDPEQQTKIRISDMAPGCLAFLLCSLVATIIYFNITGATARRSYGGLLYSIYFTFIIIQFLSEFHVIHPLGTDHRPDI; encoded by the exons ATGGATGCTTCAAGTAATTCATTGCAACGATTTTATTCTAGTTTTTGCCCGGCATTGGCGGTAATAGCTAACGTAATGCGTCTATCGGATACCATAGCAGGAGTGACGATATTGGCATTCGGAAACGGCGCGCCTGACATCTTTACGTCCCTCGCGTCAAGGAACGACAAAGAGATAATAATGTTCACCGAATTAATCGGTGCAGGTGTCTTCGTAACCTCAATCATCGCTGGCTCCGTCGCGATAACTAAGCCTTTTAAAGTCTCGCTAAAGTCTCTCACAAGAGACGcctgtttttatatattttccatATCCTGGATAACCTACGTGGTGTGGGACGAGATGGTTCACCTCTGGGAGGCCATAA GTTTTATTCTGGTCTACATACTGTTCATTGTGGCGGTTGTGATAATGCAGATGTACGACGTTAGAGAGGAGACTTTGAAAA CGAGGATCCCAAGTGTGCCCGATCCAGACGTCCTGCATACTTACTTGGCGAACAGAGACACAGGCGCCATTCCCAAGATTCCCCGTAGAAGCCAACCTTTTGGCTTACATGCCAAGCTAG ATATCGCGATTGCCGCTGATCTACAGAGAGCTATGATTCGAGGTGAATCCATCCCGTTAAGCCCGGAAATTAGTGAATACGTTTCCGATCGTCCGAAAAATCTCTTCAGAGAATTTTTGTACGACGTCAATCCGATCAACCAAGATGATTGGAAGGAATCAAATTtcttacttaaaattattttaattgtacgttCACCTGCCATGTTACTTTTACAATTGTTTATACCGGTTGTGAATCCTACCATCGAGAAACAAGGCTGGTCAAAATTGTTAAACTGCTTCCAATTATGCGTGACGCCTACGAtagcattatttttattaaacg TTTGGCAAACGATTTTTGGCAATTTGCCGCTGGTGGTGATATTCCTCGTTGCCGGTACCGTAATAGGTGTAATTGTATTTCTAACGACGCACGTGGATCGTGTACCAAAGTTTCATAAT GTCTTTGCATTTTTGGGATTCGTCGGTGCTATGTTAACGGTGTATCTAGTAGCCGGAGAGGTCATGGCGGTGCTCCAATGCATTGGATATGCATGCAATATATCTGACGCTATGTTGGGCATTACATTTCTCGCGTGGGGAAACAGCATCGGTG ATCTCATGTCAAACGTCGCTATCGCTAGACGGGGGTTTCCACGCATGGGATATGCAGCTTGCTTTGGCGGGCCAATGTTTAACACTCTACTGGGACTTGGGCTGACTTATGGTATCGCCGCCGCCACTGATCCTGAACAACAGACCAAGATCAGGATCAGCGATATGGCGCCCGGCTGCCTAGCTTTTCTGCTGTGCTCGCTGGTGGCtactataatttatttcaacatcACTGGAGCTACCGCACGTCGCTCTTACGGTGGCCTGTTATATTCGATctactttacttttattattatacaatttttaagcGAATTCCACGTTATACACCCGCTCGGCACTGATCATCGACCCGATATATAA
- the LOC139101626 gene encoding UDP-glucosyltransferase 2, with product MLPRTMRTSMIVMICLFGTIDGARILAIFPYPIKSHYVVYEPLLKALSAKGHEITAVTHFPQKVHLANFTDVDVSSSSMNWTNNRAVDHFSIWTSFKFMLNSKEHCEHVLDRSEVKQIVNAKEHFDLLLSEIFITDCMLGFAHVLNISKIVGVTSTTGLPWLNSIVRNPENPSYIPNFHSSYSDQMSLIERLYNTAVLLISKFVYRIGSDWISYNTAKNYFGYDLPNFDTLRSKISLILINGHPAVSTVRPLAPRVKEIAGIHIPISGPKPLPVDLQDYLDSQSSNGVIYFSLGSQIDMSTIPDQVFAALYRAFEQVPQQILWTCAKGRMPSLPRNVKCIGWAPQLSVLCHPNTRLLINHGGLLGIQEAIYCGVPIIGIPIFGDHFLNMAHVVKKGLALEIKMEEFSYKQFSSSLKEILSNKSYTETARKISLQFKDRPMPPIEEAVYWVEHTIRHDLDFLKTGAIELTWYQYLLLDVALIFISILLFVIWFSYKLIVCLLSTKKKAHIVRMKKMK from the exons ATGTTGCCGCGCACGATGAGAACGTCAATGATCGTAATGATCTGTTTGTTCGGTACGATCGATGGAGCAAGAATACTAGCGATTTTTCCTTATCCTATAAAGAGTCACTATGTCGTATACGAGCCGTTATTAAAAGCACTCTCTGCGAAAGGTCACGAGATTACCGCAGTAACGCATTTTCCTCAAAAAGTTCACCTGGCTAACTTTACCGACGTGGACGTTTCGTCCTCTTCAATGAACTGGACAAATAATAGAGCAGTTGATCATTTCTCGATTTGGACATCATTTAAGTTCATGCTCAATTCGAAAGAACACTGCGAGCACGTGTTAGACCGCTCGGAAGTGAAACAGATTGTTAATGCCAAAGAACATTTCGACCTACTCCtaagtgaaatttttattaccgatTGCATGTTAGGATTCGCTCACGTTTTAAACATATCTAAGATTGTCGGTGTTACCAGCACGACTGGACTCCCGTGGTTAAATAGTATCGTAAGGAATCCCGAGAATCCGAGTTACATCCCTAACTTCCACAGTTCGTACAGTGACCAAATGAGTTTAATTGAAAGATTGTATAATACGGCAGTCCTGCTGATCAGCAAGTTTGTCTACAG AATAGGCTCCGATTGGATAAGTTATAATACCGCGAAAAACTACTTCGGGTACGATTTGCCCAACTTTGATACTCTTCGGTCGAAAATATCGTTGATCCTGATAAACGGCCATCCAGCCGTGAGCACGGTGCGTCCTTTGGCGCCAAGAGTTAAGGAAATCGCGGGTATTCATATTCCGATATCAGGCCCGAAGCCACTGCCCGTGGATCTCCAGGATTATCTCGACTCTCAGAGCAGCAACGGCGTTATTTACTTTAGTCTGGGATCGCAAATAGACATGTCCACTATACCGGACCAGGTGTTTGCCGCCCTTTACCGGGCATTCGAGCAAGTACCACAGCAAATACTGTGGACGTGCGCCAAAGGGAGAATGCCTTCGTTGCCGCGAAACGTTAAGTGCATCGGGTGGGCGCCGCAACTCTCCGTATTGT GTCATCCGAATACGCGGCTACTAATCAATCACGGCGGACTGCTCGGAATACAAGAAGCAATTTATTGTGGAGTGCCAATTATAGGAATCCCTATTTTCGGAGACCATTTCTTAAATATGGCCCACGTTGTGAAGAAAGGACTGgcattggaaataaaaatggaagAGTTCTCGTACAAACAATTTTCATcgagtttaaaagaaatattatcaaataaaag TTACACGGAAACGGCACGAAAGATTTCCTTACAATTTAAAGATCGCCCGATGCCACCGATAGAAGAAGCTGTATATTGGGTAGAACACACTATTCGTCACGACCTGGATTTTTTAAAGACAGGTGCTATAGAGTTAACATGGTATCAGTATTTGCTATTAGATGTAGCTCTCATATTTATATCTATTCTACTATTCGTAATTTGGTTCAGCTACAAATTAATAGTGTGCCTATTATCCACTAAGAAAAAAGCACACATCGTtagaatgaaaaaaatgaaataa